One part of the Flavobacterium johnsoniae UW101 genome encodes these proteins:
- a CDS encoding DUF4625 domain-containing protein has translation MKKVQIKWSRITTAKKIAALVLGFLVFTACSSDNDSVDTEYPVIDISASNAFPVQCSQMNRGQKITFRAAFSDNAALGSYSVDIHHNFDHHTHSTEVSDCETDPVKKPVKPLLYINSVTIPEGLKKYEAVQEITIPEDIDPGDYHFMIRLTDKEGWQTIKGLSIKIL, from the coding sequence ATGAAAAAAGTCCAAATTAAATGGAGCAGAATAACAACTGCAAAAAAAATTGCCGCTTTAGTTCTCGGCTTTCTGGTATTTACAGCCTGCAGCAGTGACAATGATTCTGTTGATACAGAATATCCTGTAATTGATATTTCGGCTTCAAACGCATTTCCTGTGCAATGCAGTCAAATGAATCGAGGACAGAAAATTACTTTTCGTGCCGCATTCAGCGACAATGCCGCATTAGGGTCGTACAGTGTTGATATTCATCACAATTTCGATCATCATACGCACAGTACCGAAGTATCAGACTGCGAAACAGATCCGGTAAAAAAACCTGTAAAACCATTGCTTTACATTAATTCGGTTACCATTCCCGAAGGTTTAAAAAAATATGAAGCAGTTCAGGAAATCACTATTCCGGAAGATATTGATCCGGGAGATTATCATTTTATGATTCGTTTGACTGATAAAGAAGGCTGGCAGACTATTAAAGGCTTAAGTATTAAAATTTTATAA
- a CDS encoding TonB-dependent receptor: protein MIENKSNSILIFVLFCFAFLTQVHSQNTNSEIKELEEVVIKDQSEKRAKKEASLNTETVNSNFIQRNLGGSLMQSLQRIPGVKTISIGSGGSKPLIRGLSFNQVIVVENGIKHEGQQWGADHGLEIDQYAVNRVEIIKGPLSFIYGSDAIGGAVNIKPVPFPKKNTLGGNVDFTAKNNNEQIGSSLNLFGRNENWFFDTRITSQDYGDYRVPADKVQVYNYTVPLYKNHLRNTAGRELDLHASTGFVGEKFKSVLYFSNIHTKSGFFANAHGLEPRNVNLELHDKSSRDILMPFQEVNHTKISNTTSFEIGNHQLQTQLGFQKNFRREWSHYVNHGYMPPIYPADMYAPQDLERQYDKDVFSVSVKDGFSVDRHQFTVGLNGEKQQNEINGWSFLIPAFNQLNTGLYAYDKIQLNDLWILHGAVRMDYGQIEMKQHTDWFKSDVTQNGQTTQEYLKRSEDLNKTFKSFTWSAGINYNPGKFSFKANAGTSFRMPIAKELASNGVNYHYFRFEKGNPNLDAERSYQLDLGIDWQESKWSVQLSPFFNYFPNFIYLNPTSQHDIYYGAGNQVFEYQQSKVMRYGSELQIHYQFLKNLSGEILAEYLYSEQLSGSKKGYTLPFSPPASVLFGLSYNPEIKNLRETYFSLDYRFTAQQNQIVPPEKKTESSHVFNLALGTKLQAEKQDFAVSLQVQNLFNTRYLNHTSFYRLIELPEMGRNIILSVKVPFLIHQ, encoded by the coding sequence ATGATTGAAAATAAATCAAACAGCATATTGATTTTTGTGTTATTCTGCTTTGCTTTTTTGACACAAGTCCACTCTCAGAACACCAATTCGGAAATAAAAGAACTTGAAGAAGTAGTGATTAAAGACCAGTCAGAAAAACGCGCCAAGAAAGAAGCATCATTAAATACCGAAACGGTAAACAGCAATTTTATTCAGCGGAATCTCGGCGGAAGCCTGATGCAGTCCTTACAGCGAATTCCGGGAGTTAAAACCATTTCGATAGGTTCAGGAGGTTCAAAACCATTGATTCGCGGACTGAGTTTTAATCAGGTTATTGTAGTCGAAAACGGTATTAAACACGAAGGCCAGCAATGGGGCGCAGATCACGGGCTTGAAATCGATCAATATGCTGTTAATCGGGTGGAAATTATAAAAGGTCCTTTGTCATTTATTTATGGTTCTGATGCTATTGGCGGTGCAGTTAATATCAAACCTGTGCCCTTTCCTAAAAAAAATACTTTGGGCGGTAATGTAGATTTTACAGCCAAAAATAATAATGAACAAATTGGAAGTTCACTGAATTTGTTTGGACGAAATGAAAACTGGTTTTTCGATACCAGAATTACATCACAGGATTATGGCGATTACAGGGTTCCAGCTGATAAGGTTCAGGTTTACAATTATACAGTGCCCTTATACAAAAATCATTTGCGTAATACTGCTGGACGTGAACTGGATTTGCATGCCAGTACAGGATTTGTGGGCGAAAAGTTCAAATCGGTTTTGTATTTCAGTAATATACATACCAAAAGCGGCTTTTTTGCGAATGCACACGGACTTGAACCTCGTAATGTAAATCTTGAACTTCATGATAAATCGAGTCGTGATATTTTAATGCCTTTTCAGGAAGTTAATCATACTAAAATCAGTAATACAACTTCATTTGAAATAGGAAATCATCAGCTGCAGACACAATTGGGTTTTCAGAAGAATTTCCGCAGAGAATGGAGTCATTATGTAAATCATGGTTATATGCCGCCAATTTATCCTGCAGATATGTATGCACCGCAGGATTTGGAAAGACAATACGACAAAGATGTTTTTTCGGTTTCTGTAAAAGATGGGTTTTCTGTTGACAGACATCAATTTACAGTTGGCTTAAACGGAGAAAAACAGCAAAATGAAATTAACGGCTGGAGTTTTCTAATTCCCGCTTTTAATCAGCTGAATACAGGATTGTATGCCTATGATAAAATACAGCTGAATGATTTATGGATACTGCACGGAGCCGTGAGAATGGATTATGGCCAAATCGAAATGAAACAACATACAGACTGGTTTAAAAGTGATGTGACACAAAACGGACAGACAACTCAGGAATATTTAAAACGATCTGAAGATTTAAACAAAACATTTAAAAGTTTTACATGGTCAGCAGGGATAAATTACAATCCGGGCAAGTTCTCGTTTAAAGCCAATGCAGGAACGAGTTTTAGAATGCCAATTGCGAAAGAATTAGCTTCAAATGGTGTCAATTATCATTATTTCCGATTTGAAAAAGGAAATCCAAATCTTGATGCCGAGCGTTCGTATCAATTGGATCTTGGTATCGACTGGCAGGAAAGCAAATGGTCTGTGCAGCTGAGTCCGTTTTTTAATTATTTCCCAAATTTCATTTACCTAAACCCAACCTCACAACATGATATTTATTATGGAGCAGGAAATCAGGTTTTTGAATATCAGCAGAGTAAAGTTATGCGTTACGGAAGCGAGTTACAGATACATTATCAGTTTCTAAAAAATCTAAGCGGTGAGATTTTGGCAGAATATCTTTATTCTGAACAATTATCGGGCAGTAAAAAAGGATATACGCTTCCGTTCTCTCCTCCTGCTTCGGTTTTATTTGGACTCAGTTATAATCCCGAAATCAAGAATTTAAGAGAAACTTATTTTTCGCTCGATTATCGTTTTACGGCTCAGCAAAATCAGATTGTACCGCCCGAAAAAAAAACAGAAAGCAGTCATGTTTTCAATCTCGCATTAGGAACAAAATTACAAGCCGAAAAGCAGGATTTTGCTGTCTCGCTTCAGGTCCAGAATTTATTTAATACAAGATACCTGAATCATACAAGCTTTTACAGAC